In Microcaecilia unicolor chromosome 1, aMicUni1.1, whole genome shotgun sequence, the following are encoded in one genomic region:
- the LOC115461466 gene encoding mas-related G-protein coupled receptor member H-like: MIIGLSTADPLLMTEPGTEMVDSINFPGDMRLWERKPPLNGPEDRAAKPNGIITIVELWNRTTESSYLSEDFLSWEFFIDCVVIPIIILFGLIGNGIVLWVLGFKIKRNKFAVYILNLAMADFLFLLSLSVILILYYLKRLVFSSKASKHASLVSLFLYLFGYNTSQYFLTAISAERSLSVLYPIWYRCQRPKHLSNVLCAVLWGLAFLLAGTEYFICIDKSYLQKYSEIQPRDCRAVSIFTYTFHSRVHFSNIKPFYQIHYTVIKLFIYSPPLLTFMVFAPIMVTSSLTLLIKVQRSSLKRQPPKLYILVVVTVALFLICSTPCRVILFIENYYEVLLSEIFISCCILLSTISSSINPFVYFYLGNHRRPRNVGFFKEILQRVFKDETES; encoded by the exons ATGATAATTGGGTTGAGCACTGCAGATCCACTACTGATGACGGAGCCAGggacagagatggtggacagcATTAATTTTCCAGGAGATATGCGTTTGTGGGAAAGGAAGCCACCTCTAAATGGACCAGAGGACAGGGCAGCAAAACCCAATGGAATTATAACAATAGTGGAATTATGGAACAGGACAACAGAAAGCAGTTATTTATCAGAAGATTTTCTCTCCTGGGAGTTCTTTATAGACTGTGTTGTTATTCCAATTATCATCTTGTTTGGCTTGATTGGGAATGGAATCGTCCTCTGGGTCCTTGGTTTCAAGATTAAGAGGAACAAATTTGCAGTCTACATCCTGAACTTGGCCATGGCtgacttcctcttcctcctcagcCTTTCTGTGATATTGATTCTTTATTACTTGAAAAGGCTAGTTTTCTCTTCCAAGGCTTCTAAACATGCTTCCCTAGTGAGTCTCTTCCTGTATCTTTTTGGGTACAACACCAGCCAATATTTCCTGACAGCCATAAGTGCTGAGAGGTCTCTCTCTGTACTTTACCCGATCTGGTACCGTTGCCAGCGCCCAAAACATCTGTCCAATGTCTTGTGTGCTGTCCTGTGGGGTCTTGCCTTCCTTCTGGCTGGGACAGAATatttcatctgcatagataaGTCATATTTGCAGAAATATTCAGAAATACAGCCCAGAGATTGCCGTGCTGTTTCCATTTTcacat ACACTTTCCACAGCCGTGTACATTTCTCCAATATTAAGCCATTCTACCAAATCCATTATACAGTcatcaagttatttatttattctccCCCCCTCTTAACCTTCATGGTCTTCGCACCCATCATGGTCACATCCAGCCTGACTCTTTTAATCAAAGTCCAGAGAAGCTCACTGAAACGCCAGCCACCAAAGCTCTACATTCTCGTTGTGGTTACAGTCGCTTTGTTCCTTATCTGTTCCACACCCTGCAGGGTCATCCTGTTCATAGAGAATTATTATGAGGTCTTGCTCAGTGAAATCTTTATCAGCTGCTGCATTCTGCTGTCTACAATCAGCAGTTCAATCAACCCCTTTGTTTATTTCTATCTTGGGAACCACAGAAGGCCAAGGAATGTGGGGTTCTTTAAAGAAATCCTACAAAGGGTCTTCAAGGATGAAACAGAATCTTGA